The following nucleotide sequence is from Candidatus Methanomethylicota archaeon.
TACATTAACATACCATCACCAGGCTCAACCAGCCCAACACTTAATGCTGAGAACTGGTAATCTGGCCCTCCTGCAATAACAGGTGTTCCCTTTGCTATACCCGTCTGCTCCGATGCACTTGATGTAACCTCTCCAACTATATCGCTTGGAGAACATATTGTTGGTAACTTGCACGTATCAAAGCCTAACTCACTAAGTATTTTATCATCCCAGCGTTTTTCCCTCAGGTTGAAAAATGGTGCAAAAAGCGGTCCTGTTGAATAATCTAACACCGTCTCATGTGTTAATTTGAACACAACATACTTTGATCCATCGAGTATCTTCCACGTCTTTTCATATATTTCAGGTTCATGACGCATTAGCCATAAGCATTTATATCCTGCAAAATAAGGGTCGATGGCGTTTCCTGAGACTTTGCAAACTTTTTCCGCCCCAATTTTCTCTCTTACAATCTCAGCTTCTTCGACTGCACGCCTATCCATATATATTATACAATCTCTAAGTGGTCTACCGTATGGATCAATTGGGATAACGTCAGGCACGAGACCGCTTATACCCACGCCAGCTATCCTTGATGGTGTGACATTTGATTTTAACAACAATGTTTTAACGATGGTAACAAAGTCATTCCAGTAGTCTTCTGGGTTTTGTTCTGCCCATCCAGGCCTTGGTATATTTATTCCATGTTCCACGAAGTGTTGAGCTAGGACTCTGCCCTCGGAGTCTATTATAACCCCCTTTGATCCCAGAGTCCCAATATCAACACCAATCAAAAACTCAACATCAACCACAACGCAACACCCCTGCTAAGAGTAATTC
It contains:
- a CDS encoding sugar kinase; the protein is MVDVEFLIGVDIGTLGSKGVIIDSEGRVLAQHFVEHGINIPRPGWAEQNPEDYWNDFVTIVKTLLLKSNVTPSRIAGVGISGLVPDVIPIDPYGRPLRDCIIYMDRRAVEEAEIVREKIGAEKVCKVSGNAIDPYFAGYKCLWLMRHEPEIYEKTWKILDGSKYVVFKLTHETVLDYSTGPLFAPFFNLREKRWDDKILSELGFDTCKLPTICSPSDIVGEVTSSASEQTGIAKGTPVIAGGPDYQFSALSVGLVEPGDGMLMYGTTGLIAFVTGKPIYEPRLVNSNYVIPDTYMSFGGMATTGALVRWFRDEFGVLERDVERLAGVSAYSLLDREAEKVPPG